In Plasmodium vivax chromosome 14, whole genome shotgun sequence, the genomic window NNNNNNNNNNNNNNNNNNNNNNNNNNNNNNNNNNNNNNNNNNNNNNNNNNNNNNNNNNNNNNNNNNNNNNNNNNNNNNNNNNNNNNNNNNNNNNNNNNNNNNNNNNNNNNNNNNNNNNNNNNttaattattttattataaataaattttattttataaaattaataaatattattatattataaatatagtatttaatttatatatttaataataaatgttaatttattatgtattattttattttttaattaattataatttattttaattattttatttaattaatttaaattgttacatcttttatattaattattaatttttgttaatttttattatatattttttaaattaattaccttattttttaaaataaataacagcatatatttattttattatatttttttaataagtgTCAATATTTTCTACTGAATATTATAACACATTTcttgtattataaaataattaatataatatttttaattgtgaTTTCCTGCTAAAGGTATTTGTGGTATTCATAAGATGTGCAATCATATATTGATgatattctttattttatatggaAATTATACTTTTATCTAAATAAAGTGTCTTGTCTTTGTAGTGCTattctttcacatttttgttgtcTAATTCTTTAACATTaatgatattattttatgcCTTGAAGTTAATAGTAAATTTAGTAATGTGCTTCTTTgtatgctaatttttttttcttaaacgATGAATGACACGATTGTTCGTAAAAGTAAAGATGATCTTTATCACATCTATGGTTGTTTTGATATGTGCATATTGTCATTGTcctttctttattttaatctATTGGTAATTGTACACATTGTGATACGAGTACTTCGATGTGTGCaaataatgttaaatatGTTGCTTTGCAGTGtattatgtaattatacGATGAAAAGACTTTATTCATTAAGACATTCTGTCCACaaacttttttctttacaaatCCTCAATATATGCGTTATATGTAGTTTAGAAGTCTATGTGATAATTACGCTATCAGTAATATTGAATGTTAAACATATTAGTTACGGGCATTTTAATACTAACGTTAGTGTTAGTTGGCTAAACGTTTGCAGTGTTTTCATATAACAGTTAACTAAATGAATTAAGAATTAAAATGTCGTTTACTTCCTGTAAGAATCACTTTCATGAAATTCTCTatagctgtttttttaaagaatagCACAAAAAAGTAGAGCTCAAAAGCATATTTCATATAGACTGTATAACACGACGGCATATAATTGTGCAATACGGCTAATTTAAGCTTTTTTCGGCAgtcttttaaataataaattaaattggGTATTCCTCTATTTCAAGTGAATTctcttttaatatatttcctttaaGACAAAATTACTATTGAGGAAAAGTgaattttgaaaagaaacTTTAGCACCTACATATAAGAGGGATATGTTGcatataacaaatatttcatttactTTAGTACGTGTTTACGCTTGATGGAcgaattttcaaaaagattCAATCAGTGAAAACTTCGCTTCTAgttctttataaattttattaatttcttcttcacatatATACCGTAGTTAAagacacaaaaaagggaataagACAATGTACACCTACAGACTGTAGACAATGTTTAAGCTTAAGCGTGTCAAAAATTGCTCCAAATgcaataattcatttttttaaaacagcacattttttatgaattacaCCAACGTTGGTCAAtgctttatatatattaaaaaaagaatatatatatgtacatattgaGTAATTTTACTCCTACCGCCGTGGCataatacacatttttgtttgctTTTGCTATATAAACGAACTTTGTATAAACATGgatttttacttaaaatcttaaaaatatgtctTACCGTCACGCATTAAAGTTTTCTGTATTTAGTGAGCGTTTTACTACtttaatgaataattttcacagaatttttttcacaaattcaCGTTTacatgaaaataaaaaagtatgcaACAATTTGCTTGCGCTTGCGAAAAGGAACAATACGCGCAATCCTTCACTTTCACTTGTTCAGTCCAATTTTAACGAAAacctttatattttattcgTATGTTTAATGTAACAGATGTATGctgataaaaataagaatcTGTTATTATTCATTTGAAAGAACTTGTATTTGTTATCCATAACCTTATTAATTTTGGGAAAAACATGATGGTGTATGCATTcggttttttaaattgttgaattgttaatatataaacacaGTTTTATCGAAATATAAAGGAATACTGTGCCTTTAAGacaatgttaataaaaattattttatcgtTGAAATTGTAACAAGAGCAAGAGTCAGGTTCTACATGTATTATTAATCCAATCTTTTAAACGCATAAACAGCAGCCGATGGTGAATGAAGTACATTAAttgaaagataaaaaaaaaataaaataagacaaaacttttatttattgatAAGATTCATTGAATACAActaatgtgaaaaaaaaaaatgacctaTTACTTCAGTCTAGGATTTTTAGAGCATGATAGAAAATGAGCTCTCCATTTATCTATTTCAAAAGATTCAATGCAAAGTGAACAATAATAACAAGAAAGAAATTCAGTTTTTTTACCACTACATTCACTCATTACATGAGAATCTAATAAATTCttctttacaattttattacaGTATTCACACGTTTCATACAAATAACTATGTGAACACTCGGATAAAAAGTGATCATGAATGACAACTAATTCAACGATCAAAAAACAATTTGGACAGGTACACAGCATGGGACATTTTTTAATCCAATGCTTTTCTAAACCTATTTCTGTGAAAGATTCATCTGTCTTAAAGCAATATTTACATGTGAAAGCAGGAACATCAGCTTCATCGTTCTCGTCAGTCTTTGTCAAATCTTCGACATATTCTCCTTCAtgctttgccttttccttttttacaatattattatttagtTCCCCTTTTGAAATGCTTTCGTGTTTTGCGAGTTCACCAATACTATGCTTTTTATGTAAACCGCTTAAAGCTATAAGATCCGTGTTGGTTTCTTTGCCCGGGGTTGAATCAATACGTTGCggtttttcactttcttcatttttcttatcCTCAGTTTTCTCCTCAAGTTCTTTAATTTCAATGGGGcatgtttccttttttaaatcgctATTTTCCACagttgttaattttgaaCGTCCAtctgtttgtttattttcaGCAGTATTTTTCACTAAAGTAGAGTAATATTCTCTTTTGTTACTCTCCATAACATTGTCTCTAATGTTATCGGCTTCATCAACCCTTTTGATATTGTTTTCACATGGAGTAATGTCTTGCTTTTTCAGATATCTATTATTTGTGTAATTcttatttaataattcatcattatttacatacatacaatttttttccggTGTCTCACttacaatttcttttttttcattactgTCCTTCATTggcattttcattttttccttttcatctTGATTTACGCGATTTATTATTAGATTTTTGGTATCAAATGAAACGTTTAATAAAAACTCTTCAAagagttcatttttattttccaccctattgtatatatttacaaaaaagtcCAAGGCTGTTTGTTTAATGGGTTCAACATCTACTTCCAGAAAGATGGATATAACTTCTAGCACCTTCTTCAAATTAATGTCATTTTTCACAGAtgtgtaatatttatttatcaagGAGTAGTAAAAACTCATTAAGctaacaattattttttcatttatttctgACGTGGCGTCTCCAGAAAATAGGTAAAACAACATTGATAATATGGTTGAGAAGACACATTTGAAAGAAATGAAATTGTTATGTAGCATCATcattattgtttttatacAGATATCTACAACGTCAAGGTTAGAATCATCTAGACGTTTCAAAAGTGCTGaaattatgcattttatgtattttgcACTTTTGCTATTAGATTTATCAGCATCTATGTTGTCcactttaacaaaataatctTGGAACCAaattagcattttttccaaagtgaCAACActttttatgaatatgttGTAACATGGATCTGATATTCctcttttaataattaagCACAAGGGTTCTATATTATTATgccaaaaatttttatttcttttaccATGATCTTCGAATGGTTTGTAGGATAAGTCAAAGCCCAattctcttttcttttcatcatcgctacatattaatataaggACGTTGTTTAAATCTAGACcgttataatttttagtatTATACTGATCAAAAAGcccagattttttttttataatttttatattttcactagacataattttatttatctctttttcgtaaaattcGAGTTCTTTGTAGTAGAGAGATAGCCATTCATAGTACCATTTTCTGGAACAGTCATCTACAATTTTTAGTTCTTCTATATTTttgattataatttttatctttactTCTTTCTCCTTTAGCCTTTTAGCTTTTccataattttcttctttaacgtacttcttttttttctcctttaaaaacgtgattacattttttaaaaaaataaaaagatttacaatttttttaagttcacTTGCCACGTGGTACTCTTCTTTTGCAACACAttctccttttaatttttcgaagcactttattttattctctaatttttcatataaacaattgattttatttttatcacctTTAGAATATGACCTTTTGAAACTGCCCCGATGAGTCTCCCCATCTGAAAATTTGTCTACAATATTACTATCGGTGATGTTGAACCTATGTacatttcctcctttttttcttaacagcgcttttttaatatttaccATATTATCATTATAGCCTTCATTTCTGCTATACGCTAAAGATGTTAGCTTAAGAAATGCAGGAGTTATTTCAGACATAATTTTCAATGGCATTTCTTCAGGAATTATGTTGATGTAGTACAGTCCAACTTGTGCATGAGTGTTTAAATAGTTACTATATGGACTATAAAGTTTTAATTTGATAAACGTACATTTTATAGTGCATGGTAAATACACATATTTCAGTTCTCTAGCACAATAGCTTGTTGAAGTGTTGTCATTAAATCTGAAGAAACCAGCTTTCAAGTAATCCTTATTATCGTTTGACAcaaaaatttcaattttcttGCTAATGGTATATTCATGAGACAAAAattctaaatattttattttggaTGATTTgatttgtaaaataatttcttggGGGTATATACAATTCTTTTCGCTTAGCCATGGTTTATAAATTTCCCCACCTGTGTTTTTTAGTAGGTTCGTAACATCATGGTCTTTATCATTGGATGATATgcttaatattttatattttaatttcaaaCTATCTTTGTCTTTTGAGCCCATTTTAAAGATTATACAATTTATCTTTATCTGTTCTTCCCTttagcatttaaaaaaaaaaaaaaattatacatacatgACCTTGacgtttttaattaaaaaggaaaattttccttaattGTTAAATAGGCACAATAgcgttaaataatttatcctACGTGTGATAAATTCCTTTGGTTAAACAATATGCAGAAGgttaatttcttttcttttcttttgtcttttttttttttttttaaagaggacaatatgtgtatatattaaataaattttatgacGAAGGAGTGAATCATATtatgatgaaaatgaagaaaaaataaaaaagatattgctccttttacaattttgtacaaTGCGTTCATCTTATACCGTGGTCAGCGTGCgttataaacaaaatgactTTTTACTATTTCACGCTTACCCAGTTGGCAATCCACGGAAAATGCGcataaaataagaaaaatgttcAAGGCGTTGCAATAGTATCTGTCTGACATAACGTTTGCGCTTAATACATGTTATAAAGGGATTGAAAAAGGattgcaatttaaaaaaaaaaagtgtagattggaattttcttcctttttgctgacAAATAAGCGCATTTAtttacccatttttgcgtaGAATTTGTGATAGAGTTCACCTTTAATGAATTGTAcatgtgtataaaaaaaaaaaaaaatgcatcacACGGAAGTGGTGAATGTTTGTTAACTTAACCGgcaaaattacaaatttttaactgGGTGTACGCCCATCCTAAATgcgaaataaatgaaaaaaatgaaccttaggtggaaaaaggaaattttccaaaagtCACATTTGACTTCTTACCGTTTTATATCGAATTCTACAGTTAAATGACGTTGTAAATGCAGCGTGAGGaggtatttaaaaaaaatttatttctatttttttctttgccttttttatcaaactaaggcgttaaaaaaaaaaaggacaaataaACTAGTTTTCATTgaattcaaaaatatttggcGTCACGAGTTATGGACGCGGAAACGTTTGCACGTGacacgaaaaaacgaaatcaCCACGCTGTCAAATtttataccaaaaaaaatagaaaataataaaataacacgacaaaaaaaaaaaataaaaaacgacaTGCAGATGACTAAACATACACAattgttcaaaatttttaccattttgccgTAAAAAAGGTAGACGCGGAAATGGGAGAAGTTGCCCACTAGAAGGGTGAATAACTCGCGCACACACATAAAtgacatgtgtatatatatgcaaataaaaactaaaaaacAAAGGGTGTAAAATCTGGTACACACGAGATTGGCAGCTGTACGAAGCGCGCCAACTGTTAGAATCAGCGGATGTTGCCTGGAAAAAGTAAAGTAATTCAAAATGTAAGATAACGCGCGTTATAAGTCGTATGCGTCTTATACATCTTGTGCATGTGCCAAGGCGCGCTTAGGAGGAAACTTCGAAAGCGCGGGATTCGCAGTTTCACATTTTCACAGTTagccaaataaaaaatcggTTATAATACCGACGAACGAAAAAACGGTTAGACACCCCAGTAACAAGTAAGTTGTTTCTACGTGGTATTTTTGGAGAAGGGCTGGGTACACGTGGATCCTAATTTTCATGACTTCTATTTTGTCAGAGCTTTTCCTTGCGTCCCCAACGATGTCGTTGGTGCGAAATATGTCGTTTAACTccttcaaaaggggaaaaaataaaaatatacgtatatgtacatatgtatatgtgtatatatgtgcgtgtatagggggaaagggaagcCTCCACCGCCCGACGTAGGCGAAGAGCTATTATGATGACACAATGCATCATCTAAAATGCGCAAGCGGGCTGTAAGTGCATTTTCGTGCCACTTAAGTTTTACGCTTTACatggtttatttttcttttcctcttttttggtACCTCCgtgtttataatttcctCATTGAGGCTAAATTTTATGTTGGGCTTCCTTCGAGAAAGAACGCTGCCGCCGCTTAGGTcacttttttcaaatatacaTCTCTTGAGTATTTCACTGTGACTTTCTAAGCTTCCAGAAAAGGACCGTTTAATAAGAGGACCCTTTTCTTCATACAAACCTGATGTGGAGGAAGTGTCTTCTTTTTGGTCCTCAAAAGTAGCAGCAGACTCGCCCCTGTCTTGGTTCAGCCTTTCGTTCTGAGCATCGCTAGTCGCGTCTGTCTGCTCGTCACCTGCGCCCACGCCTTTTTTACCATCACCATTACTATTGCTATTGCTATTACTATTGCTATTGCCATTACCACCGCTATTACCATCCGCGCATTCCTCACTTCTTTCCAAAGGATTTCCAAACAAGAAAATGGAGCACAGGTGGTCCATATTCGTTTTGTCATCTATCATATAGTCGTTTGAATAAATatggtcatattttttcgaGTCCAAAATTTTACTCCTATGGAAGGCATTGTAGTAATATTTAACAGGGCTAACATTGtctataattttaaaacagCGAAAATCAACACAGTCCGTATGATCATGGTCATCACTTGTGCACATTTCTGGATCTTCCGAGTGCAATTTAGTTGACAATGCGGAGTATATTCTTTCGagtttttttacaacatctGGTTTTTCGGTTTCTGCGGATGGGTCCTTTTCCTCGCTCAAGTTAACACGCTCATCAGATTTCAAATTTGTATCATTTGCTGGGGTTGAGAAGTGATCTGCTTTATCTTCGCCCTGCATTGCCTCATTCCTGTCTACCACGGTGTGATGCCCCCCATCTACCATCTCACCCTCTGCAGAATCGAATTCACCCAGATCTATGTCACTCATCAGTTTCGAAATGTCCGCAAATTTGTAGCACGTTTTTCGTCTCGGGTCCCCCTTGGATTTTGGTTCCACCGAATCTTTCACCGCCACATCTACGTCAGGGGATGCCGCTTGCCCTTCATACGATTTCATTATATGTAGTATTGGTATTTCTAACTCTGCCTTGTTTTCTGCAACTTTCTTTTTGGTAACCACTTGATCCAGCTTCTCTTCACCCATTTGACAGGCCTCCCCTTGCGCTACGTC contains:
- a CDS encoding hypothetical protein, conserved (encoded by transcript PVX_100510A): MGSKDKDSLKLKYKILSISSNDKDHDVTNLLKNTGGEIYKPWLSEKNCIYPQEIILQIKSSKIKYLEFLSHEYTISKKIEIFVSNDNKDYLKAGFFRFNDNTSTSYCARELKYVYLPCTIKCTFIKLKLYSPYSNYLNTHAQVGLYYINIIPEEMPLKIMSEITPAFLKLTSLAYSRNEGYNDNMVNIKKALLRKKGGNVHRFNITDSNIVDKFSDGETHRGSFKRSYSKGDKNKINCLYEKLENKIKCFEKLKGECVAKEEYHVASELKKIVNLFIFLKNVITFLKEKKKKYVKEENYGKAKRLKEKEVKIKIIIKNIEELKIVDDCSRKWYYEWLSLYYKELEFYEKEINKIMSSENIKIIKKKSGLFDQYNTKNYNGLDLNNVLILICSDDEKKRELGFDLSYKPFEDHGKRNKNFWHNNIEPLCLIIKRGISDPCYNIFIKSVVTLEKMLIWFQDYFVKVDNIDADKSNSKSAKYIKCIISALLKRLDDSNLDVVDICIKTIMMMLHNNFISFKCVFSTILSMLFYLFSGDATSEINEKIIVSLMSFYYSLINKYYTSVKNDINLKKVLEVISIFLEVDVEPIKQTALDFFVNIYNRVENKNELFEEFLLNVSFDTKNLIINRVNQDEKEKMKMPMKDSNEKKEIVSETPEKNCMYVNNDELLNKNYTNNRYLKKQDITPCENNIKRVDEADNIRDNVMESNKREYYSTLVKNTAENKQTDGRSKLTTVENSDLKKETCPIEIKELEEKTEDKKNEESEKPQRIDSTPGKETNTDLIALSGLHKKHSIGELAKHESISKGELNNNIVKKEKAKHEGEYVEDLTKTDENDEADVPAFTCKYCFKTDESFTEIGLEKHWIKKCPMLCTCPNCFLIVELVVIHDHFLSECSHSYLYETCEYCNKIVKKNLLDSHVMSECSGKKTEFLSCYYCSLCIESFEIDKWRAHFLSCSKNPRLK